A stretch of Methanosphaerula palustris E1-9c DNA encodes these proteins:
- a CDS encoding hemolysin family protein: MLQLDLFNASIFGLCIILSAFFSSSEVALISITRAKVRALVNDGRSGAAQLFKLKQNQDHILIILRIGNTIAIVAAAAVATSIAIEAFGDPGLGIAIGGTVLILLIFGEIGPKLFATRYTEPLALRVAPPILFLSRVVGPFLWLSDKVSRSLVPGDVSTEPTVTEDEIREWIDVGMEEGTIEQEEQEMLYNVLELGDTTAREVMTPRVDVAMIEDTSTLESSLTIFHETGFSRLPVYHEKIDNLTGVLNIKDVYTVIVGHKKDVKISDLMYDPYFVPETKKIDDLLKELQLRKVPMAMVMDEYGGFVGVVTVEDILEELVGDILDEFDDEEPELSRIGEGIYMLDARMWVDDLNEQLDIALPTSDTYETIGGLLIEQLGHIPHPGETVRVEESNATLVVMQMRGKRIVKVKMILSDDREKR; encoded by the coding sequence ATGCTTCAGTTAGACCTTTTTAACGCTTCGATTTTTGGACTCTGTATCATTCTTTCGGCCTTTTTCTCCAGTTCTGAAGTGGCGCTGATCTCGATCACACGAGCCAAGGTCCGGGCATTGGTGAATGATGGGCGGTCAGGCGCAGCCCAACTCTTTAAACTCAAGCAGAATCAGGATCATATCCTGATCATCCTCCGGATCGGAAACACCATCGCGATCGTGGCCGCGGCCGCGGTGGCCACCTCCATCGCGATCGAGGCATTTGGGGATCCCGGTCTGGGGATCGCGATCGGAGGTACAGTGCTGATTCTGCTGATCTTCGGTGAGATCGGACCGAAACTCTTTGCGACCCGGTACACCGAACCCCTGGCCCTCAGGGTGGCTCCCCCGATTCTCTTCCTCTCCCGGGTCGTCGGTCCGTTCCTCTGGTTATCAGATAAGGTCAGCCGTTCACTGGTCCCTGGAGATGTCTCTACTGAACCAACGGTGACTGAGGATGAGATCCGGGAATGGATCGATGTCGGTATGGAGGAGGGGACGATCGAGCAGGAGGAGCAGGAGATGCTCTACAATGTTCTGGAACTCGGGGACACAACCGCTCGCGAGGTGATGACCCCCCGCGTCGACGTCGCGATGATCGAGGACACCAGCACCCTTGAGAGTTCCCTCACTATCTTCCATGAGACTGGTTTCTCCAGGCTCCCGGTTTATCACGAGAAGATCGATAACCTGACAGGGGTCCTCAACATCAAGGATGTCTACACGGTGATCGTCGGACATAAGAAGGATGTAAAGATCTCGGATCTGATGTACGATCCGTATTTCGTCCCTGAAACCAAGAAGATCGACGACCTCTTAAAGGAGTTGCAGCTCAGAAAAGTTCCGATGGCGATGGTGATGGATGAATATGGTGGTTTTGTTGGGGTTGTGACGGTCGAGGACATCCTTGAGGAACTGGTTGGTGACATCCTCGATGAGTTCGATGATGAGGAACCCGAACTGTCCCGGATCGGCGAGGGGATCTATATGCTGGATGCGCGTATGTGGGTCGATGATCTGAACGAACAACTGGATATTGCGCTTCCGACCTCCGATACCTACGAGACGATCGGGGGGCTGTTGATCGAGCAGCTCGGCCATATTCCGCATCCTGGTGAGACAGTCAGGGTCGAGGAGAGCAATGCGACGCTGGTCGTTATGCAGATGCGGGGCAAACGGATCGTCAAGGTGAAGATGATCCTCTCCGATGATCGGGAGAAGCGTTAA
- the purN gene encoding phosphoribosylglycinamide formyltransferase, translated as MKTIAVLASGRGSNFSAVIDRIRDQKIPAVCVALITDNPDARAIDRAAEAGIPSVVVDYCAYPNRRAYEVDLFAAIEATGADLIVLAGYMRILGDRIVHACAGRMINIHPALLPSFSGLHAQRQALEYGVRVAGCTVHFVDTGMDSGPIILQHCVPVLDGDDEDALSERILQEEHRILPEAVRLFCEDRLTISGRRVLIKQG; from the coding sequence ATGAAGACGATTGCAGTGCTCGCTTCGGGCCGTGGCTCAAACTTTTCGGCAGTGATCGATCGGATCCGGGATCAGAAGATCCCTGCGGTCTGCGTGGCACTGATCACCGATAACCCGGATGCTCGGGCGATCGATCGGGCGGCGGAGGCCGGCATTCCGTCTGTGGTCGTGGACTACTGTGCCTATCCCAACCGGCGGGCCTATGAGGTGGATCTCTTCGCTGCGATCGAGGCGACTGGTGCCGACCTGATCGTGCTCGCAGGGTATATGCGGATCTTGGGGGATCGGATCGTGCATGCCTGTGCCGGCCGGATGATCAATATCCATCCTGCGCTGCTGCCCAGTTTCTCCGGGCTTCATGCTCAGCGTCAGGCCCTTGAGTATGGGGTCAGGGTGGCCGGCTGCACCGTTCATTTCGTCGATACCGGAATGGATAGCGGACCGATCATTCTGCAGCACTGTGTGCCTGTGCTGGATGGGGATGATGAGGATGCGCTGAGTGAGCGAATCCTCCAAGAGGAGCACCGGATTCTTCCGGAGGCGGTCAGGCTCTTCTGCGAGGATCGGTTGACCATCAGTGGCCGGCGTGTCCTGATAAAGCAGGGGTGA
- a CDS encoding ribonuclease P protein component 4 translates to MTVKSQNRQTKKLAGERIAILFTQAKVFAGINPAWSDRCVERARAIAMRQRMRMEREQRRQYCHHCYAYFLHGVNVRVRVHRGHVIVTCLNCGRQTRYQVVRTDNR, encoded by the coding sequence ATGACCGTTAAGTCACAGAACAGACAGACCAAGAAACTTGCCGGGGAACGTATCGCGATCCTCTTTACGCAGGCGAAGGTCTTCGCCGGGATCAACCCGGCCTGGAGTGACCGGTGCGTGGAACGGGCCAGGGCCATTGCAATGCGGCAGCGGATGCGGATGGAACGGGAACAGAGAAGACAGTATTGTCACCACTGTTATGCGTACTTTCTGCATGGTGTGAATGTTCGGGTCCGTGTCCACCGTGGACATGTGATCGTGACCTGCCTTAACTGCGGGCGCCAGACACGGTATCAGGTGGTGAGGACAGATAATAGATAA
- a CDS encoding YhbY family RNA-binding protein, translated as MQDLKPTIWVGKRGMTDTMIDEIVRQLKDRKVIKIKWLRSTDVVPEDIALRAGAELVQVRGHTMVLAEGRSGRAGREQSR; from the coding sequence ATGCAGGACCTCAAGCCGACCATCTGGGTTGGCAAGCGGGGAATGACCGATACGATGATCGACGAGATCGTCAGGCAGCTCAAGGATCGTAAGGTGATTAAGATCAAGTGGCTCCGGTCCACCGATGTGGTACCTGAGGATATCGCCCTCCGCGCAGGTGCTGAACTGGTGCAGGTCCGGGGGCATACGATGGTCCTTGCAGAAGGACGGTCCGGCCGGGCCGGTCGGGAACAGAGCAGGTGA
- a CDS encoding 30S ribosomal protein S19e, protein MTTVYDVPADKLIRMVAEELKQRPEIAPPAWAEFAKTGVHKEMPPEDPDWWYTRAAAVLRRVYIDGPVGVERMRSFYGGKKNRGARPNQFRKGSGAVIRTLVQQLEAAGLIVRDKAGRKVSPAGMSFLDGTAYGLVSSAAEGTSGQSE, encoded by the coding sequence ATGACAACGGTATACGATGTACCGGCAGATAAACTGATCAGAATGGTGGCAGAGGAGCTGAAGCAGCGCCCTGAGATCGCACCACCTGCATGGGCAGAGTTTGCCAAGACTGGGGTCCACAAGGAGATGCCCCCCGAGGATCCGGACTGGTGGTATACACGCGCAGCAGCAGTGCTCAGGCGCGTATATATTGACGGACCGGTAGGTGTAGAGAGGATGCGCAGCTTTTATGGCGGCAAGAAAAACCGAGGAGCCAGACCCAATCAGTTTAGAAAGGGTAGTGGAGCGGTGATCCGGACACTCGTTCAGCAGCTTGAGGCCGCTGGACTTATCGTTCGCGACAAGGCGGGCCGAAAGGTCTCCCCGGCAGGGATGTCGTTCCTTGACGGGACAGCCTATGGTCTGGTCAGCAGTGCAGCCGAAGGTACATCTGGACAGAGCGAATAA
- a CDS encoding DNA-binding protein, with protein MGDDELAELRRRRMAQLQSQQMDQQQMDEEKQRAKSAMQMALMQILEPEARERLNTIRLTKPEFAAGVEQQLVMLAQSGRIKQKISDAQLKDLLRQLIPAKKDFNIVRK; from the coding sequence ATGGGGGATGACGAACTCGCTGAACTTCGGCGCAGACGGATGGCTCAACTTCAGAGTCAGCAGATGGATCAGCAGCAGATGGATGAGGAGAAGCAGCGTGCCAAGTCTGCGATGCAGATGGCATTGATGCAGATCCTTGAACCTGAAGCGCGGGAGCGTTTAAACACCATCAGGCTGACTAAGCCGGAGTTTGCAGCAGGTGTTGAGCAGCAGTTAGTGATGCTCGCCCAGAGTGGGCGAATCAAGCAGAAGATCTCTGATGCACAATTGAAGGATCTGCTCAGGCAGTTGATCCCGGCAAAGAAGGATTTCAATATCGTACGGAAATGA
- a CDS encoding alpha hydrolase, with protein sequence MKAAVLFSGGKDSALAALMLARDYQVELNTFVFDQHHSLPAVEAAADALSLPLIRRTFGTALRDRLVVMIRQCGYPNDAINLVHRYAITALAEEYAVVGDGTRLNDRVPMLTFGEVQRIEAKYGCSYVRPLLGFGRTEVNRLVDRLLIVQYGESSTLQNGDYEHELRDALVIQGVDPSAFFPQRHEQSLICGIK encoded by the coding sequence ATGAAGGCAGCGGTTCTCTTCAGTGGAGGAAAGGATAGCGCACTTGCGGCATTGATGCTCGCACGGGATTATCAGGTGGAGCTGAACACGTTTGTGTTCGATCAGCATCACTCTCTTCCTGCAGTCGAGGCTGCTGCAGATGCACTCTCCCTCCCGCTGATTCGGAGAACCTTTGGGACAGCACTTCGTGATCGGCTCGTAGTCATGATCCGCCAGTGTGGTTATCCCAATGATGCTATCAACCTGGTCCACCGTTATGCAATCACTGCACTTGCAGAGGAGTATGCAGTGGTTGGGGATGGAACGCGTCTGAATGACCGTGTACCGATGCTGACGTTCGGTGAGGTGCAGCGCATCGAGGCAAAATATGGGTGCTCCTATGTTCGGCCGTTGCTTGGTTTCGGCAGGACCGAGGTGAACCGCCTCGTTGATCGCCTGCTGATCGTGCAGTACGGAGAGAGCAGTACCCTGCAGAATGGGGACTACGAACATGAACTGCGGGATGCGTTGGTGATCCAGGGGGTTGACCCGTCGGCCTTCTTCCCGCAGCGCCATGAACAGTCCTTGATCTGTGGAATAAAGTGA
- a CDS encoding 50S ribosomal protein L39e, translating into MSKLTKGRKIRLSKATAQNRRVPSWVMIKTKRAVVSHPKRRSWRRSSLKV; encoded by the coding sequence ATGAGTAAACTGACCAAAGGAAGAAAAATTCGGCTGTCAAAGGCCACTGCGCAGAACAGGCGGGTCCCCTCCTGGGTGATGATCAAGACCAAGCGGGCTGTGGTCTCTCATCCTAAGAGGCGGAGCTGGAGACGGAGCTCACTGAAGGTGTAA
- a CDS encoding 50S ribosomal protein L31e, giving the protein MVEKMNEQIYIIPLRDVKRSPRWKRSNTAMKDIRAFLAKHMKSEDVKLDASINEKVWERGSEKPPRKIRVRAMKFDDGQVQAELAQE; this is encoded by the coding sequence ATGGTAGAAAAAATGAATGAGCAGATCTATATTATTCCGCTGCGAGACGTCAAGCGTTCGCCACGGTGGAAGCGAAGCAACACTGCGATGAAGGATATTCGGGCATTTCTTGCCAAGCATATGAAGAGCGAGGATGTCAAGCTCGATGCCAGCATCAATGAGAAGGTCTGGGAGCGGGGGAGTGAAAAACCACCGCGCAAGATCCGGGTCCGGGCCATGAAGTTCGACGACGGACAGGTCCAGGCTGAACTCGCACAGGAGTAA
- a CDS encoding translation initiation factor IF-6, protein MIRTLAYEGDPHIGIFTRVLEDIAVVPPEASADYCAALKEALGVTLVKTHVQGSSIIGSLVSGNSRGAIVSGLAYPDEIRAIEEYREVMLLEGSMNAAGNVILANDQMAAVHPDMDNATIEQIHSVLGVPVIRLTLSGIKTVGMAGYATNRGILVHARSAGRELATLESTTDLPVGTGTINMGSGLVGTGLLANSTGYLAGIETSGFEMGRIADVFGFVEG, encoded by the coding sequence ATGATACGGACGCTCGCATACGAAGGCGACCCCCATATTGGTATCTTTACGCGAGTGCTTGAGGATATCGCAGTGGTCCCACCCGAGGCCTCTGCTGACTATTGCGCCGCCCTTAAAGAGGCGCTCGGTGTAACTCTGGTGAAGACGCATGTCCAGGGGAGTTCCATCATCGGTTCACTGGTCAGTGGAAACAGCCGGGGGGCTATCGTCAGTGGGCTTGCTTACCCTGATGAGATCAGGGCGATCGAGGAGTACCGTGAGGTGATGCTCCTCGAGGGATCGATGAATGCGGCAGGTAATGTGATCCTTGCCAATGATCAGATGGCGGCTGTCCATCCTGATATGGATAATGCCACAATCGAGCAGATCCATTCGGTGCTGGGCGTGCCGGTGATCAGGCTGACACTGAGTGGGATCAAGACGGTCGGAATGGCCGGGTATGCGACGAACCGTGGAATTCTTGTCCATGCACGGAGTGCTGGCAGGGAACTGGCAACTCTTGAGTCAACCACCGATCTTCCGGTTGGGACAGGAACGATCAATATGGGGAGCGGCCTTGTCGGTACAGGGTTGCTCGCAAACAGCACGGGCTATCTCGCAGGCATCGAGACGAGCGGTTTCGAGATGGGCCGTATCGCAGATGTATTTGGATTTGTTGAGGGATAA
- the rpl18a gene encoding 50S ribosomal protein L18Ae, which translates to MAEQMFEVKGTFKIGDDWKPYTKVVGAPNSKQAEERTYATIGSEHHLKRMYITINGITPVDGE; encoded by the coding sequence ATGGCAGAACAGATGTTTGAAGTGAAAGGGACATTCAAGATAGGCGACGATTGGAAGCCCTATACCAAGGTCGTCGGCGCACCGAACAGCAAGCAGGCAGAGGAGCGTACTTACGCCACAATCGGCAGCGAGCACCACCTTAAGAGAATGTATATTACTATCAACGGCATTACTCCTGTAGATGGTGAATAA
- the pfdA gene encoding prefoldin subunit alpha — protein sequence MVNKVENVDPREVQMLQHYLNEYGQQIEIFSQQFRMIEQGRLESLAAIDTIGAVSAVDAADGTVLLQIGGGASVRAHVVEPERVLVSIGAEVTVERTSAEAIDFLKDRITEMEASGKKIAETIEKVRSQMDEISRRLDLVYRAAQQQAPQGQSGTL from the coding sequence ATGGTGAATAAGGTGGAGAACGTCGACCCACGGGAAGTGCAGATGCTTCAGCACTACCTGAACGAGTACGGGCAGCAGATCGAAATTTTTTCACAGCAGTTCCGTATGATCGAGCAGGGCCGGCTTGAATCTCTGGCCGCGATTGATACAATTGGTGCGGTCTCCGCTGTTGATGCAGCTGATGGTACCGTGCTGTTGCAGATCGGTGGTGGGGCCAGCGTTCGCGCCCATGTGGTCGAACCGGAACGGGTGCTGGTGAGCATCGGTGCCGAGGTTACGGTTGAACGGACCAGTGCCGAAGCGATCGATTTCTTAAAGGATCGGATCACCGAGATGGAGGCATCTGGAAAGAAGATCGCGGAGACGATCGAGAAGGTCCGGTCTCAGATGGATGAGATCAGTCGTCGCCTCGACTTGGTGTACAGGGCAGCTCAGCAGCAGGCACCGCAGGGTCAGTCAGGTACGCTCTAA
- the ftsY gene encoding signal recognition particle-docking protein FtsY produces the protein MFEGLKSRLQKVQQKLGSSIKAAVASTPEEEEVQQPQIRDTSSVQVETVLSEIPTASEADEVVSSTVVESFLEPEVVPEPIVTPVVRQDLSPKVKQPAEEPSIVTPVPEKKEKVGFFKKMKVFVKERELILAESDVKDVLDELEMVLLENDVALPVTEEILRHIRHDLIGSHRKIGTSPDLIVMETLKDALLDVLGEGFDLPAYIRTHDRPVKILFTGVNGTGKTTTVAKVGAFLLKNGFSVVIGAGDTFRAGAIEQIDIHAERLGIKVIQHQQGGDPSAVLFDTVQYAISHQIDVVLADTAGRFHNRANLMNQLAKVKRVMKPDLVVYVDEAVAGNDAVIRAEEFEKTVGADAVVLTKADMDPKGGAAISIAHTIGKPLMFLGVGQGYEDLIPFTPATVVDDLLGGES, from the coding sequence ATGTTTGAGGGGCTCAAAAGCAGGCTGCAGAAGGTTCAGCAGAAACTGGGCAGCAGCATCAAGGCTGCGGTCGCCTCGACCCCTGAAGAAGAGGAGGTGCAACAACCGCAGATCAGGGACACCTCATCTGTTCAGGTGGAAACGGTGCTGTCGGAGATTCCGACAGCATCAGAAGCAGATGAAGTTGTCTCTTCAACGGTCGTTGAATCGTTTTTAGAACCAGAGGTTGTTCCTGAACCAATAGTAACGCCCGTGGTTCGTCAGGATCTTTCGCCTAAGGTGAAGCAGCCCGCAGAAGAACCTTCCATCGTGACTCCTGTTCCTGAGAAGAAGGAGAAGGTCGGCTTTTTTAAGAAGATGAAGGTCTTTGTCAAGGAGCGCGAGCTGATCCTTGCAGAGTCCGATGTAAAGGATGTCCTCGACGAACTTGAGATGGTGCTGCTTGAGAATGATGTGGCGCTGCCAGTGACTGAGGAGATTCTCAGACATATCAGGCACGACCTGATCGGCTCGCACCGAAAGATTGGGACATCCCCTGATCTGATTGTGATGGAGACTCTAAAGGATGCCCTGCTCGATGTGCTCGGTGAGGGTTTCGATCTTCCTGCGTACATCCGGACGCATGACCGACCGGTGAAGATCCTCTTTACCGGGGTGAATGGCACCGGGAAGACGACGACGGTGGCCAAGGTCGGTGCGTTCCTGTTGAAGAACGGCTTTTCGGTAGTGATCGGTGCAGGGGATACCTTTCGCGCCGGTGCTATCGAACAGATCGATATCCATGCTGAGCGGCTTGGCATCAAGGTGATCCAGCATCAACAGGGTGGTGACCCGTCGGCTGTCCTCTTCGATACGGTCCAGTATGCGATCTCTCATCAGATCGATGTGGTCCTTGCTGATACTGCAGGACGATTCCATAACCGCGCTAACCTGATGAACCAGCTGGCCAAGGTCAAGCGTGTGATGAAGCCGGACCTGGTTGTCTATGTCGACGAGGCAGTGGCAGGGAACGATGCGGTGATCCGGGCGGAGGAGTTTGAGAAGACCGTCGGCGCGGACGCGGTCGTGCTGACCAAGGCAGATATGGATCCCAAGGGGGGGGCGGCTATCTCGATCGCCCATACGATCGGGAAACCGCTGATGTTCCTTGGGGTCGGGCAGGGGTACGAGGATCTGATCCCGTTCACCCCGGCCACCGTCGTCGACGACCTGCTTGGGGGTGAGTCCTGA